The sequence AGGCCTTGCGGCGGAACATGGCGGTGAACTGCTCAGAGATACGCTTGAACAGCTCCTGGATGGCCGTGCTGTTGCCGATGAAGGTGACGGCCATTTTGAGGCCTCTTGGAGGAATGTCGCAGACGGCGGTCTTGACGTTGTTGGGGATCCATTCAACAAAGTAGCTGCTGTTCTTGTTCTGGACGTTGAGCATCTGCTCGTCCACCTCCTTCATGGACATGCGGCCACGGAAGACAGCGGCGACAGTGAGGTAGCGACCGTGACGCGGGTCACATGCGGCCATCATGTTCTTGGCGTCGAACACTTGCTGGGTGAGTTCCGGCACGGTGAGGGCACGGTACTGCTGGCTCCCCCTGCTGGTGAGGGGGGCGAAGCCGGGGATGAAGAAGTGGAGACGGGGGAAAGGCACCATGTTCACAGCCAATTTACGGAGGTCGGCATTGAGCTGGCCGGGGAAACGCAGGCAGGTGGTCACTCCGCTCATGGTGGCCGACACCAGGTGGTTGAGGTCTCCGTAAGTCGGCGTGGTGAGTTTGAGGGTCCGGAAGCAGATGTCGTAGAGAGCCTCGTTGTCAATGCAGAAGGTCTCGTCCGTGTTCTCTACAAGTTGGTGAACGGAGAGGGTGGCATTGTAGGGCTCCACCACCGTGTCTGACACTTTAGGGGAGGGCACCACGCTGAAGGTGTTCATGATGCGGTCGGGGTACTCTTCACGGATCTTGCTGATGAGCAGGGTGCCCATGCCCGAGCCAGTGCCCCCACCCAGGGAGTGGGTGAGCTGGAATCCCTGGAGGCAGTCGCAGCTCTCAGCTTCTTTCCTCACCACATCCAGGACTGAGTCCACCAGCTCTGCTCCCTCAGTGTAGTGGCCCTTTGCCCAGTTGTTTCCTGCACCGCTTTGACCTAGAAACATAGGAGGAAAGGGGGGTCATTTGAAGGAGAAAAGGGAAAGTGAGGAGAACACCTCAAACCCTATTTTACTTCAAAAATGACAGGACAGTTACATAATATGTATTTCTTTTAATCACACAGATTAATTTCCCTATGTGCTAACTAAAAGTGATATGTCCCATACATTTCCAAGCAGTGCTAAACTCATACCCCTCTAATTCCTTACCAAACACAAAGTTGTCTGGTCTGAAGATCTGTCCGAAGGGTCCGGATCTGACAGAATCCATGGTGCCGGGCTCCAGGTCCACTAGGACTGCTCTGGGTACATACTTGCCACCTAcaagagagacaaagatagacacacacaccagctcaATACTGCAGGGAACAATGGGCTATATGATGTCAAGGGGAGAGGAGTTCCAGTCTGTCCTCCAGGGGGAGGACAAAATATATCACGTCCTGTACACCACCATTAGTCCACGAATTGAGTGATCCTATTCAGGAACCCTTGCCACGTTGATATTTTcacccattacattacattatggaTATCATTTAAATTCATCTCAATTTCAATAGAATAAATGCATATATGTATGtttgcatatacagtaccagtcaaaaggtttgacacatctactcattcaagggttttttctttatttgtactattttctacattgtagaataatagtgaagacatcaaaactatgaaataataaggatcaagactgttggaaaagcattccaggtgaaactggttgagagaatgccaagagtgtgcaaagctgtcatcaaggcaaagggtggctactttgaagaatctcaaatataaaatatatttagatttgtttcacacttttttagttactacatgattccatatgtgtcatttcatacttttgatgtcttcactattattccacaatttcgaaaacagtaaaaataaagaataacccttgaatgagtaggtatatccaaacttttgactggtactgtatgtacatgtcTGTGTAAGCACCAAATACATTATTCTGTTGAAATGTTCTTTGTAACTGTAGAGGGTGGAGATGTGCTACCTGAAGCCTCGTTGTAGTAGACACTGATCCTGTCCAGCTGCAGGTCGCTGTCTCCGTGGTAGGTGCCTGTTGGGTCAATGCCATGTTCATCGCTGATCACCTCCCAGAACTACAGTGGTCAGATCGATAAAAGTCAACAAGAGACTTGAATTGACACATGCCAGCACTCCTAAAGTGCAGGTTGCGCTAAGAGGCTGAACTACCAACGTAATGTAATAGCCCATTCACTTGAGGGGTGGTGTGAGGTCAAGTGGTTGGGAAGCTGAGCTATTAATGTATATTTGGTTGTTGTTACTATATTATTACAttagaaatgtaatgaaaaaaagGACTATTGCTGTAAAGATGAACATGGCCATATACCATATAAGGTCACTTACAAAATATCATGCAAGACAAACTATTATGTTAAGTTGAACCATATACCATATGGATATTCAATACGTTACATAATTCCAAAACTATTCAAAATGTCTCCCAGTGGCATTGTCTATCCTGGCACAGATGTGGGCTCTGGACTTCCATGGTATCACACAGGTGAAAAATTGCTGTCGAATTCTCTCAGGAAGTGTAGAATGCAGATGTTGGCATTGGCTCAGAAACAACCCTCAGTTCCATCCCTCCTGAGGCAAATCCAATAAATAATTACCTTCGCAGTCACAAGACATTATACTGGAATAAGGACCATCCATGAAGATTCATTATAAGTGGCTAAGAGAGAAGCAGTACTCTGTAGGCTACCACATAAGCAGGAAAAGTATAACCATCCCAGAGGAATTAGACTGCTGGGACAGATTGATGGGGTGAGACGTTAAGGCGAAAGAAACTTCGTTAAGGAAGTGGCACAGACTGTCACACGAACTCAACTGACCCTAttctgaaatggagagagaggacactgtGTTATATCATACACCTATTGATCTTTCACTCCACTTTGAAATCCAAACTTTAACCCCTCACAATAACAAGAAAGATTAGCGACATGGCCAATTCTTGTTCACCGTGCTAATACAAAATTATAATTTAACACATCAACAAGTTAGGGCTACCAAATTAGGCTAGTGACACACTCCGTTCCCATCCACCACAAAGGGTAGGGCTGAATAGACTTATCTAGCGAACCGGTATAGACAGCATATTTAAAGAGAGTAATTGAGGCCTTGTGTGGATATTAAATTATGTTGATTACATTTCACTGGACCCTCCATGGTGGTGTTCCCAAATGGTGTTGTGTAAAATAACTAAGTTGAGGATATAAATATATCGGCTACACTATAAAGCGTCCGCTCGGCTCTGTATATCACAAAGCGTTGAGTCATTTAAATGACGTCATCTGCTCTGCTAGTCTACCACTTGTTCATATCCCTCCCCCTCGCCCAGATGCCCCCGTCTCAGAGTTTTTGGCATTCGTTCCTCGCTCCTGCCTACCTCAGCAACTTTccccttttttcttcttcttcttaaatGACGTTTATTAAACTTCAACAATACAACGGCTATAGTTTCTCCGCTATTTTACATAATTCGTCATTGTGACATGAATATCATAGTGTTAATAATTGTTTATTTTACTGGTCTATTATGCGCACTCAGCCAAGAGCCGGCGTGTGAATGCGCAACACGGCATGCGTTTCTGTCGTAAAATGTCCGTTACTCTTTTAAAGTTTGACTTTAACGTAAcgttacttatgtaaatgtgtaatGCAAGGGAATACTGAGACTAAAATGATAGGAATCCTCGACTTGGCAAACCACAATAAAAAGGAAATAAATTGTCTCGAAAATGCTATATTTGTGCGTCAACATCTGTAAACGCCGGGGGTGAACTATATGAAGCTATTGTTTCTTGCCAGTGTCATAACGGTAGGACTCAGTGTCTTTTTAGTTGACTTATCATTTGTGTTTTAAAGTCTTCATTTTAGACATTTGTTTTTCGTTGTCTGTCGAAGGGGAGGCTATTCCAGACACAAAACAATGAGCGTGGCAGAGAGAGGCCAGACAGAGGGACACAGCCACACGCCCAGCGAATTCCTGTCTCGATAGACCCGTTACCTCACTATAAGAAAATAACTGTCAGCGTTCTTCCAGTTTCGCTTTCTTCTACGACTAGTTCACATTGACAAATTATAAATGTATATCCCATAAAGAACCAAACTAAATAGAAGTTAATTATAAATGTATATCCCATAAAGAACCAAACTAAATAGAAGTTTTACAACAGGGTGAAAAGGGGACAACAAAAGGGATATTATTTCCGGTACTCTTCATCCATTTAGATAACTTTAAATGGCCACCTCATGTTAGAAAAGACCATAACGGAACATTCTGCATTGAATGCTTATCATTTCGGCTAAGTGGAACATTTCGACTTAAAATACACATAGCCTAGAATACAACTTTTTGTCTCGAGAAGCAACAAATGGTACAATGCATTATTGATTAATTCCCAAATGTAAGCCTTGTTcatttcagttttcgagattcttACCTTGGCCCCAATCTGGTTACCGCACTGGCCAGCCTGAATGTGCACGATTTCCCTCATTCTATATGCTAGTTATAATAGAAAATACAAGCGAAGATGTGGAGTGCTGTTATTGCCACAATTGACCCACTGACCACTGTGAAGTATGTGGATGCCACCTTTGAGCAAGGCGGGACAAAGAATTTATAAGTCTGGATCGTGCCCAAACCGAGGCTTGAGCTAATGATTGGTCACGGTCTTCGGAAACCCAATCTTGATTGGCTGAGGAAAGAAAATCTAAGGGGTTTCTCTGCCGTAATGAAAGGGGCCGGAAGTAGAGAGGGAGTGCCGCGTCCCGTCCTGTCATCACTGTCCTGTTGGAGCAGGCCATGGAATCAGCACACTTGCTGTCAAAGATTTTCTAATGTATGACTTTCCTGCCATGCATCCTGTAAGACTCCTAAAGAATTGGCTATTAATGTAAAAATATTTTGTTGGATAATATTTTTCCCCCTATTAGATGTGAAAACAGTCCCTATAATAACAAACTAAAAAGGGATATTATGTACAGTTATTGATTACCTGAAATCAGATCAGCCAAGACAAATCATTGACATATTGATAACCTTATTACAATAAATGCAAATATGTTCATCATCCAAAATATGAGTTTAAAACAAATATGCTTTAATGACGCTGTAAGTAACATaaaactttccaggacatagacatgtcttatatgtgcagaaagcttaaatacttgttaatctaactgcactgtccaatttacagtagctattacagtaaaaacaataccatgctattgtttgaggagagtgcacaacaacaaaaaacatttatcacggcaactggtttgatacattcacatctgaaggtaaataatgtactt comes from Oncorhynchus gorbuscha isolate QuinsamMale2020 ecotype Even-year linkage group LG24, OgorEven_v1.0, whole genome shotgun sequence and encodes:
- the LOC124012108 gene encoding tubulin beta chain, producing MREIVHIQAGQCGNQIGAKFWEVISDEHGIDPTGTYHGDSDLQLDRISVYYNEASGGKYVPRAVLVDLEPGTMDSVRSGPFGQIFRPDNFVFGQSGAGNNWAKGHYTEGAELVDSVLDVVRKEAESCDCLQGFQLTHSLGGGTGSGMGTLLISKIREEYPDRIMNTFSVVPSPKVSDTVVEPYNATLSVHQLVENTDETFCIDNEALYDICFRTLKLTTPTYGDLNHLVSATMSGVTTCLRFPGQLNADLRKLAVNMVPFPRLHFFIPGFAPLTSRGSQQYRALTVPELTQQVFDAKNMMAACDPRHGRYLTVAAVFRGRMSMKEVDEQMLNVQNKNSSYFVEWIPNNVKTAVCDIPPRGLKMAVTFIGNSTAIQELFKRISEQFTAMFRRKAFLHWYTGEGMDEMEFTEAESNMNDLVSEYQQYQDATAEEEGEFEEEAEEDA